Genomic segment of Corythoichthys intestinalis isolate RoL2023-P3 chromosome 7, ASM3026506v1, whole genome shotgun sequence:
CAGAGTCAGTCTCTACTTTGTATATATCAAGTTCCTCACACTTCAAAATGACATCATGTTTTCCTGAGTATTGCAGGGCAGAtaacattcactgccattgacaagaaTGAGATACAGTGAAGCTGAACATAATCAAATTCACAAGGACAAAACGTCTTATTATAATCACACTGAAAGAACCAAAACctcacacattaaaaaaatggctaaattgcATTGTCTTTgcgttattgtttttttcaaacacCCTCAACTGAAAAACAAACCTTTCACATGAATCTTTGAATATGGGATTGTTTTTATGGTGGTAGCAACAGGTGCAGTAGCACCAGAACACATCCTGCAGTAGGCCCTCTTCCAActtataaaataaatttattttttatgtttaacTTAGTATAAGAGACCCCTATGTTTCTCTTTCACTGTTTTGATCATAAGTTACTAGGGAAAAATAGCTTAAAAGGACTATACAGAgtttatcactttttttttgccatctccgacctaaagcgtaactgcagcctgtgttaagctCGTGCATGACGCATGTTTGTACGAGCATAAACATATGGCAACGAGTGTTTGGCCCATCATATTAGCATcagaaatgtacaaaaaaatagcAGTCTTAAGTGGGCTAGAAAAGTGGTTTTGCCAAGCAGGGACTAGGCAGAGGCTCGGTAAATGTGCACAGGTGCATGTTTGCCCAGAGTGGTTGACCTGAACCCTCTCTATTGAAAGTAAGAAAAACGGCCTTTTGGGGCAGGCTTAGTTAAATTGTCAGGACTCTGTGTACTCATCAAGGCATTAGTGAAGCATGCATGGAGTATAGAAGTACTTTAAATTAACTCTGAAAGTTCTCTTTAGTCCGTTTGAGTTGTGTTAAGGGACCCCCATGATGAGAAATcttttcagcaaaaaaataaacttgccCATGATAATACAAgtcaatgattttgatggactacaactggcacaaaacaaaaatggcattgagTTTCTCACCTCTTTCCACTTACTATGCTCAGCAAATGACATCCATTATATCTATAGTCAGTCATCTGattgagaatctgctgatagTCCCgatccgtttaaaaaaaaaaaagttttgaacttgacctctgtgaagttggcccccaattttgattaaaaaaagctAAAAATGGAGTCAATCCCCATCTGATGGGGGGACAACTTCACTGAGGTTTaaatatgttactgtcccattgTGACGCCTTCataatgtaaattatttttaaacaagaataacgtagaaaaaaatgcttgtctttattaaatgcttcattgagtgaacccactcaaatccgctcacgctgCTGTGAGCAGCCTCTCActgacacaatgagttgccacaacacACTACCACTAGTGTTTAactagctaaacgatgattgacgcattcaGGGCTTTGATAgaagagctaccaagcttctctggcaaaccTTCATCCCTGTCAAACATcgttcatagacttcactatcagaggTCGGGGCTCTGGGCCGatctgtagggggcctattttcaaaaacttacctAAAACCGAAATATACAACTTTctatgagcagcgacatcaaaaaatgaaagtcgttccctaataaaatcccaattatttttttatacaagtataacaaaacatgAAATGGCTCAAATTCTCTTTTGctgaatgcacaaaaatcaccagatccagagataatcacctatattttcaagatCAATAGCAACATTTAACATatataaatttttgccaaaaatagcaattttttttttttttttttttaaagttttcaacagctaataaattttCATATCCGAAACTTCATActggaggaaagcatgcagaatcatcttcattttactcaacaaaagcaaaattatcaTTTTTCCATATACAATCACActgatttaggttgaattccactATTGTTTggcgatacaaaatccaacatggcggccgtcacaaaacaaagcctttttttaagttgaaaattcttaaattgcggaatttctatagatatgaatgtaaaacagtctagattcttggttaaaagcaaaatttaaaaaaaaacaacaacaaaaaacggcaattattgttcattttacgtaaatatttcaagcaaaagttacggtattgtgtaatccaacatggcggccgtcacgaaacgaGTATTTCTGAGTTGAAAGTTCctgtaaataaatgtttaaattgtgGAATttctagatatgaacgtaaaacagcctaaatttttggttaaaagcaaaaaaaacgggcagttatcgtttattttacgtaaatattttaagttacaatattgtgtaatccaacatggcggtcgTCACGAAACAGCTTTttgagttgaaaattcttgtaaataaatgcttaaatcatggaatttctataaatatgaacgtaaaacagtctagattattggttaaaagcaaaaaacgggcagttatcgttcattttacatatTTCAAGCAACACTaacagtattgtgtaatccaacatggcggccgtcacgaaacaaggAGCTTTTcgagttaaaaattcttgtaaaaaaattcttaaattgTGGAATTTCTATATGAATGTGAAACAGTctcgactcttggttaaaagcaaaaaaacgggcagttatcattcatttttatgtaaatattttaagCTGAAGTTAGGCTAATTTTTGTTTCAAAGTGAATGCACGGTGCAGAAAATATAatgtttaccttgaatcctcgaccaaatcactcgagacactcctacctgcttgtatgcagtaaaaccttcgtcctatttccacctaaatctggcgttacaACGCAGCTTGTGTttagagtttatcacagtgaaagccaactcaacgttctgcctaGGTCGGCCTCCTACGGAAAGgcatggcgcaatgtctgtgggagctgtcttgtcaactgatggtggagtctttccatcgttaactttataaATAGCCAACTCGAGggaaagtgagaggctgtacaagcatgaagctgaaaaacaaatatactttttaacTGAAAttacgatcctctgaaaaatggtgcgatcggcctaatttccgatcacgtgatcggatcgggacattccTAATGAGTACATACCAGGCCCATAACTGCCTCTCAAGTTAAGAATTTTTGGGGATGACATACAGTAAGTATGTGACATCATCACGTGatgtcacttttttctttttgtgatgcCACGAAAGACAGACAGTGATGGCAAAGAAGTGTGATGATGAACAACAAATGGACTTTGTGATGTAGCACGAGCAGAACCCTGGAAGCTGCTGGCACACACTGGCAGACGTGGAACTTTGTAGTAAAGTGATTCGTTTCCTTGTCCTAGCTGCTTAGTATGGCTCAAGCAAAATATGTCGGCATCAGTCAAAAAGTGAGAAGAATGGAATACGAACAAAAAGGCAACAGTGATTGATTGTTGGCCGACGAGTCAAAATGAATGGTGAGCATTTTCTCTTTATTTATGCgtaaaatgttatatttaatcgatagtttttttgtttatggTTTAATTTTTCACGTATCTTCACCTTGCCATTGTTCGCATTCACCCTAGTCTggtttgtaaatattttttgattTGCATTTAGTAACTCTTATTGACAGCGGTAAATGGTCTGGTTGGCAACAAAttgaccctcccagttcaaatggattggacatctactcacTGGATGTAGAGTTAATCTTGGTCAGACAACAAACAATTTATATGATAAATCTAGAGAAGTTGAGAGCATAGACTTGTTATGAAGTCTATCTGGAGGGAAACCTCAACCCAATCTTGCTGATGGTTGTTCGTTCTGCCCAAACCGGAGTAGCAGGACTGAGCAGCGTGAATGAATTGCATGAACTATGTGAACCTTGGTaaaatgtagttcttaaaagataaatgttactacaagttatagaaatttaatattaaaacccctcttaatgtttttgttttaataaaatttgtaaaattttcaatcaaaaaataaactagtagcccgccattgttgatgtcaataattacttacacaatgctcatgggtgctgaagcctataaaatcagtcgtacccaagcgccagcagagggcgacaaaactccgaaaaacacagcaagtacacatttcactgtgctgtcattttaatgtgtttgagcggggcatttgtgcgttaattgcatcaaatactttaacgtgattaattacaaaaattaattaccgcccgttaacgcgataattttgacagccctaactgatatatatttcaaaacatAAATTCAGGCCAAGTGAATTTTTCATGGTCATACAAATTAAATTTTCGCATCAAATTCATGTTTTGGGCACTTATACTCCTCGCACCAGGGCCCTGTtaacatttgttccgccactggttCAGCAAGCCTGTTTGATAGAATATGCATTAGTTATGGTATCTCCTTTAACTGGCCTATTTCGACTTCATTTGATGTAATGATATATTGTGGTGTGTGGATGTGTGTGTTTTAGGCAAGTCCACTAGTTAATTCAGTTACCTCACAAATTATTGAATCCAATTATTTTAATCGCGCATTGAAATCAGAGCTACCAAAGAAAAAGCCTTTTTAAAATCACTGAGGCTATGTTCATACTGCGGGTCTTAATGGacgattttttgtgtgtttttccgactcaagtgaggcatttaccttgactgtctgaacgggacaagtcgcatacaagtgaaccatttcaaatccgatctgggtcactttcgtatgtgaatcaaatccgatctgggccacatttttccagaatgtgtcggcagtctgaacagtcaagtctcccaaatcgaaaTTAAtgaagcaattacgtcagcaaagagcaagagcggTACGCAAGGCGGCAGTGATGTAGATGTTCATaaacgttagcgcctagcttgaactcggcagCAGGCGGGCTTAAccgtcataaaaaaatacaatgaagaaaagcataacgagatattatcgcgtacatatcttgtttcgatccaaaaactccacgtagcatgtatcactgagtgtcgagacatagctgtgaatggccacagctggattttgggggtattttatgggtgaaacatggtaatataacaaggatcgcgatgcagaaatcacagacatcaaggagtggtcgagatgttctttttcatatatttacccttataaatgttgtttttcaatttttctttggatcgattatttatcatctaacatatcggagaaaatgcgatagtaacaaaaaaaatacaattaagcgatagttatgaggtagatatccgtgacttttttacagacgccatttttttcatcgtgacgtaatttgttttaacatttaaaatatgcaagtgaataattttgtctttttttttttttaaacgagatattagacatcaattaatgattttaagctaaaaatgacagacattttgaataataaaaacaattaattacctaggttttatggatgggttgaaacaaaagcagttgcacgacgtctgtaaacaggggttttgagggtaaaacggacaaattaaaaatggttcgggggcttaaggtgccatgaatctgctatggcagcatatatacatattgttctttcaaacacaacaattcttttggcttaaaatacagcagtttattttgaagAGGCTTGCAAgagaagaaactgctttttcagtcttgtctgtgttttccaccacatACAATGACTTAATATGTTACTACATATCGTCACCCTTGTAAAGTAACTGCTGATGTCACTTTTTACTAAAACTTTAAAGGTTCATTTTTTGTGTTTCCTGAAAAATCTTTGGGAAATGACTTTGGCGATTATTTTAAGAAGACGTCGATAGTCTACCTAGCTATCAGTAACATCACAAGTGCATTATGACTTCATTTACCGAAGGGACAGGAAGATGGAAGGACAGATTTGGATATGTCCGtcattattgtacagtataaacTACCTTTGAATTTGCTGTAGCTTTGTGTGTATGGTAGTGTGATTTATTACCGCAATTTAATTATTGCCTAAAcctaatactgtatataggctACATGGTGTATATCTGTGTGATTGTGTATAGCTTAACCactgtcataaaaaaatacGATTAAGAAAGggataacgagatattatcgccttgttttgatccaaaaactccatgtagcatgtatcactgagtgtcgagacacagctgtgaatggccaccgctggatttttgggggattttatgggtgaaacatggtaatataacaagggtcgcgatgcagacatcaaggagtggtcgagatgttctttttcatatatttacccttataaatgttgtttttcaatttttttttctttggatcgataTATAGGCTACATGGTGTATATTTGTGTGATTGTGTATAGCTTTGCAACAATATATACCGTCAATCACCATTGAGTTTTAACACGGCAAAGAAAACCATTGATgcttaaactcattggctgccattgacagcaacagacgtccaatccttttgaagtgaGAGGTTGGCAGCGATGAACAAAGATGCATTTGCTCACAAACtctcaattcaaatggattgaattaATGTCTACCAATGGTAAACCCATGTAAATTCACAGAAGCAGGATGATTGGTTatcccatgttttttttttttgccatcaccAGCCTTCTTTGGTGGCCTCCTAAGTTAACTTTCCCAAGAATGTTTTAACCAcgcacggagaaaaaaaaaggattcatTAAATTCATAACTTACAGCTTCCTCCTAAAAACAAAGCGACGTCGCTTCCGCGTCACAGCGTGCTGAGGTTTTCGGCCATGTAACTCAGGCTGCAGAAGTTGCAGGCCAAGCAGCATACGTTGCACAGCGACGACAGCAGCCGGTAGAGGCGCAGTCGCCCGCTGAGGTGGCGGTACTTGGCGTCCGTCTCGCGCAATTTGGCGTAGGCCTCACGGTTGGACGACAGGCCGATGTCTTGTCCCAGTCCGCAAGCTTGCTCCACCAGGTGCATGTCTGCCATGATCTCTGACGTCATCTGGCCGAACCACTGGGCGTTGACGGCCGCCACTGTTACCGAGACGAAGAAGATGAAAATCTGTGgcgagagggggaaaaaagtcactTTTAAAACGACGCAAGTGGCTTGGCTTTAGCGTTACAACACTACACTGTATCCATTCAAAACACTCCATGATCAGTGTTGTTCAACTTTTAGTTATACTGCAGTTACGTCCTTAAAAACGTAACTAATTACTAAAGTTGCCCCGATACCAGtaacggcagggggcgccgatccggcccgaattggtggtatcgttatcgacgagtaccaacatttagggcgccgataccatgtaCTGGCATCACATgaacgcaaatgtactgtcctccccacgtgagtTAACTTCGCAAttcccgatgcatgacatctgtatttctttgtctcgaaattaccaaacgaaatcaactccttcatctccaattttaaggatgtaaaGTGCAACGCATTTCCGTGATGTTACgctgctcatctaacatggctttcACAAACGCCTACCATGCGTAAGCTAAAGcctgccgataccgataccgatagtgccgatgggatcagaaaggttaaacCCGTGGGatactaagcaaactcatggtttcatgatgaacaatgagtggcaaattaagagcgccactTAACAAGAACTTCAAACtcatcctgtttatgaaagtcgattgtcatatgtgctgtgcagtaatgagcagaagtgacttctgtggccagaaaacaagcggcgcagcgcgcacactagatatcatcaaatagcaacctagatgtcctatgtttgatcccatgccaactctcgcgcgcacacaccagatgtcatcaaatagcaacctagatgtgctacattagaccccatgccattagctgcgtgagcccagagcgacatgtagtccatatactacattgatgaattagaaaccgccatgactgaatggaagttaagcaggccaaatcaatccacacCAGTGACCATAGatcatgctgcaaatactgttaatccagtacatgttacagatggactcggaccacaaataggatgttttgcttatatggtaaatatagctgctaagagagctgcagcaatcaacagtgtgccccactttacaaacagtaaagattgttctcagcacttacatacaaaatttcttcagatcagtaagaagtaagcacataaatattatgcactaaaatgcttgtttatatgaagttatttttgcttgttagcaaataaagataataataataataacagttgtattttctgtttcagagcattaaatgtattgaaatgtatcaaaaatcgtaccgaaccatgacttaactgtatcgttgcatcccttatacgtacacacacacacacacacacatatatataaaatatgtgtgtgttttttttttttttttttgctaacagagtgggctcggaatggtatcggtatcggccgatactgcacagccaggtatctgtattggtatcgggcccaaaaaatggtatcggtgcaacactactaatTACTAGTTGTTTAATTATGAAAGTAACTACTTTAAGTTACTTTAACACAGTAACTTTGCCATATAATCAATTATAACACTCCAAATTAGGAAACAGATCCTACAACATTCCTATTGTAACCACTTTAACCGCTTGATGCTTGctttacatttaacaaatacatATACAGTCCATGAATGATCGGAGGAATACGTAAGTACATACAAATAGAAACCGCATTACATACAGccatgtaaaaatattgggacaccccattaaatattcagttctttatgaagaaatgttcacatagcaatgtctgatcttgtttgtcttcatctctggaaaagaatgtCATTTAATTGcaagtaaacaacaaaaattaacattgatttactcattaaaaccaatttatcaacaaaaatgcatattctaactgaggaaaaagttaggacaccctaccacctaatagctagtgttaccccctttggctgaaataacttcagtgagacgctttttgtagccatctaccagtctttgacatagaTATGaataaagtttgccccactcctcaatacagaatactttcaacagtgactgaccgttgaagtgagagagaacaccatggtgagatcaaaggtgctgtgaggccttcagaaagaagattgtagacgcttatgagtctggtaagggatttcaaaatatctcaaaagaatataaaatcagccattacactgtccggaaaatagtctacaagtggaggacattcaaaacaactgccaacatgccaagtctggccatccaagcaagttcatcccaagagcagaccgcaagatgcgattcttcagaccgatatcaaagacttgtagatgctacaaaaagcatctcactgaagttatttcagccaaatggGGTAACACTAGCGATTAGgtcgtagggtgtcctaactttttcattTGTTAGAATATGCACTTTTGTTGAtgaatttggtttaatgagtaaaacaatataaattgttgttgtttacctgcaattaaataacgttcttttccagagataaataaaaacaatatcagacattgatatgtgaacatttttaataaagaactaaatatttaatggggtgtcctaattttttttcacgactgtatattttttaaatttaaaaaaatgaatttcttCTTAAAAAAGGAGGAATTTATATTtacctcccaattttttttttcatttttgattttCGCACAATTTTTCATgtctgtttgttttattttttttaatctttttttttttttaatttaggattttctgatgttttgttttttttttttaaattggattttatatacagtataagcaaattcataatatatatatatacatacagtagagatgcacatcattttcaaagtatcggaatcagcaaaaaaatatcggccatgcctttttttaatatatatatattttttaattaaatcgttttctaattgtatttaacgttacagacataatatgttacactcatccagagtagtgttgtatcggtcgcgaacgattcgttctttttgaacgaattgttttggtgaacgagaccgaactaatcatcatctgcactgattcgttctatgaaggtggtgcttgttcgctgcgtgggagggcgttgagcaagcggcagcgtcttctgacatcgcacacgaccaatcagacgccagcctcatcgcgggcaggggagggagcggtaacagaatcagggcgtttgtcactcacgtccacgtgtggccaataagcagccagcgtgcaggcaggggggcaagactgagttttgtcacttcccgttcagtgactcggtcctccggtgttcggcaattccttactacgcggcgaaacgtcctacacaatgctcagggcgcttgcgcatgcattcacacgcatgcgcacatcggttagaggcgGTGATTacgcactatttttgtttttatttagttatttagaaccttttcacagcctcaaagatactttttgcatgtattaccctctcatacttttaaccattgtgttttttttgtgttagctttgaagcagttgaccacattagtcacgtagcgtgtttaaaccatccttatttgatataactacatttaagtattttctgcaggcatttttttagtaccttattcctgtatgcatctaaacaaaacaagttaagag
This window contains:
- the si:ch211-121a2.4 gene encoding transmembrane protein 205: MATDQEPSFTVKMAQLMLLSTYWGMQIWVTFISSFVMDNHLNRHTYGFIQSRLVPFYLHLGSACAFFNLTIYAVYHPSDMLDEREAFQIFIFFVSVTVAAVNAQWFGQMTSEIMADMHLVEQACGLGQDIGLSSNREAYAKLRETDAKYRHLSGRLRLYRLLSSLCNVCCLACNFCSLSYMAENLSTL